From one Variovorax sp. PBL-H6 genomic stretch:
- the rpoH gene encoding RNA polymerase sigma factor RpoH, with protein MTAMSGAPANQLAVANPWSMVPSLGNLDAYISAANRLPLLTQEEEQRFARRLRDHNDLEAAGALVLSHLRLVISISRQYLGYGLPHGDLIQEGNVGLMKAVKRFDPDQGVRLVSYAMHWIKAEIHEYILKNWRMVKVATTKAQRKLFFNLRSMKQGFKAGSADGDTHRDTLSADEVSQMATRLNVKPEEVLEMETRMSGGDVLLDPSPSDDGDDGFGPIAYLADASQEPTAQIESRQRDRLSTDGISTALATLDDRSRRIVEERWLKVNDDGSGGMTLHDLAAVYGVSAERIRQIESAAMKKMKKALAEFA; from the coding sequence ATGACAGCAATGTCCGGAGCCCCCGCCAACCAGCTCGCCGTCGCCAATCCGTGGTCGATGGTGCCCTCGCTGGGTAACCTGGACGCCTATATTTCCGCAGCCAACCGGCTCCCCCTGCTGACGCAGGAGGAAGAGCAGCGCTTTGCGCGCCGGCTTCGCGACCACAATGACCTGGAAGCCGCCGGTGCGCTGGTGCTTTCACACCTGCGCCTCGTGATCTCGATTTCCCGCCAGTACCTGGGCTATGGCTTGCCTCACGGCGACCTGATCCAGGAAGGAAACGTCGGCCTGATGAAGGCGGTCAAGCGCTTCGATCCCGACCAGGGCGTGCGCCTGGTCAGCTATGCCATGCACTGGATCAAGGCCGAGATCCACGAGTACATCCTGAAGAACTGGCGCATGGTCAAGGTTGCGACGACCAAGGCTCAGCGCAAGCTGTTCTTCAACCTGCGCTCGATGAAGCAGGGCTTCAAGGCCGGCTCGGCGGACGGCGACACCCACCGCGATACCCTGAGCGCGGACGAGGTCTCCCAGATGGCAACCCGGCTGAACGTCAAGCCCGAGGAAGTGCTCGAGATGGAAACGCGCATGTCGGGCGGCGACGTGCTGCTCGACCCCAGCCCCTCCGATGACGGCGATGACGGCTTCGGCCCCATCGCCTACCTGGCCGACGCCTCGCAGGAGCCCACGGCGCAGATCGAATCGCGTCAGCGCGACCGGCTGTCGACCGACGGCATCTCGACCGCCCTGGCGACGCTGGACGATCGCAGCCGCCGGATCGTGGAAGAACGCTGGCTCAAGGTCAACGACGACGGCTCGGGCGGAATGACGCTGCACGACCTCGCCGCAGTGTATGGGGTGAGCGCCGAACGCATCCGCCAGATCGAGTCGGCGGCCATGAAGAAGATGAAGAAGGCACTGGCGGAATTCGCCTGA
- a CDS encoding M16 family metallopeptidase: protein MLSLKNTRTLLCLAYLALTGAAAHAAVPIEHWTLPSGAKVYLAATDALPIVDVQIDFDAGSRRDPPAQSGLAGVTAGMVEKGIRASGRPVAGPPQGGTAPSGGSEDTPVPSVGAYESAMDQNALGEAWADLGADFDASAGSDRMSFSLRTLSEPALLQKAVQLAAREIGEPAFPEDVWQRERERLDASIREANTKPATLAARTFSQNVYGDHPYGLDTTEATLARIDTAAMRQRYEQLIQPCRAKLSIVGAVTRAQAETIANTLLSRLPVAAGGCAALPPVPEVAPLVAAKDVRLPFDSAQAHVWIGQPGYARRDPDHFALTVGNYILGGGGFVSRLTEQVREKRGLAYSVYSTFSPGLHAGAFRIGFQTRPDQADEAVKVSREVLARFVAQGPTAAELKAAKDNLIGGFPLLLDSNRKLLGNVANIAWNDLPLDYLETWTARMNAVTAADVKAAFARKLQPDRMVTVVVGGKP, encoded by the coding sequence ATGCTGAGCTTGAAGAACACCCGAACCCTCCTGTGCCTGGCGTACCTCGCGCTGACCGGCGCTGCCGCGCATGCGGCCGTGCCGATCGAGCACTGGACGCTGCCCAGCGGCGCCAAGGTCTACCTCGCTGCCACCGATGCCCTGCCCATCGTCGACGTGCAGATCGATTTCGATGCCGGCAGCCGGCGCGACCCGCCGGCGCAGTCCGGGCTGGCCGGCGTGACTGCCGGCATGGTCGAGAAGGGCATCCGCGCCAGCGGGCGTCCCGTCGCCGGGCCGCCCCAAGGCGGGACAGCCCCCTCGGGGGGCAGCGAGGACACGCCAGTGCCGAGCGTGGGGGCCTATGAATCGGCGATGGACCAGAACGCCCTGGGCGAGGCCTGGGCCGACCTGGGCGCGGACTTCGACGCCAGCGCCGGGTCGGACCGCATGAGCTTCTCGTTGCGCACGTTGTCCGAGCCGGCGTTGCTGCAGAAGGCAGTGCAACTCGCGGCGCGCGAGATTGGCGAGCCGGCCTTCCCCGAAGACGTGTGGCAGCGCGAGCGCGAGCGCCTGGACGCTTCGATCCGCGAAGCCAACACCAAGCCCGCAACCCTGGCAGCGCGCACCTTCTCGCAGAACGTATACGGCGACCATCCCTATGGGCTGGACACGACCGAGGCCACTTTGGCGCGCATCGACACGGCTGCCATGCGCCAGCGCTACGAGCAGCTGATCCAGCCCTGCCGCGCCAAGCTCAGCATCGTCGGCGCCGTCACGCGCGCGCAGGCCGAGACGATCGCGAACACGCTGCTGTCGCGCCTGCCAGTGGCTGCGGGCGGCTGCGCCGCGCTGCCCCCCGTTCCCGAGGTGGCGCCGCTCGTTGCCGCCAAGGACGTGCGCCTGCCGTTCGACTCGGCCCAGGCCCATGTCTGGATCGGCCAGCCCGGCTATGCCCGCCGCGACCCGGACCATTTCGCGCTCACCGTCGGCAACTACATCCTCGGCGGCGGCGGCTTCGTCTCCCGACTGACCGAGCAGGTGCGCGAAAAGCGTGGCCTCGCATACAGCGTCTACAGCACCTTCTCGCCGGGGCTGCACGCGGGCGCGTTCCGCATCGGCTTCCAGACTCGGCCCGACCAGGCGGACGAGGCCGTCAAGGTCTCACGCGAGGTGCTCGCCAGGTTCGTCGCCCAAGGCCCGACCGCGGCCGAGCTCAAGGCCGCCAAGGACAACCTGATCGGCGGCTTTCCGCTGCTGCTCGACAGCAACCGCAAGCTGCTCGGGAACGTGGCCAACATCGCGTGGAACGACCTCCCGCTCGACTACCTCGAGACCTGGACCGCGCGCATGAACGCCGTCACCGCAGCCGATGTCAAGGCCGCCTTCGCGCGCAAGCTGCAGCCTGATCGCATGGTCACGGTGGTGGTCGGCGGAAAGCCTTGA
- a CDS encoding SCO family protein, translated as MNKRHALRLMAYSGLAALAGMGLAACSEKKPSFNAVDITGADYAKGFTLGDAEGKQRTLADFKGKVVVMFFGYAQCPDVCPTTMSEMAQVKQQLGSDGDKLQVLFVTVDPERDTPAVMKAYMEAFDPGFVALIPTPEQLPALAKDYKVYYKKVEGKTPTSYSMDHSAASFVYDTQGRVRLYARYGAGVPAMVSDVKALLKSA; from the coding sequence ATGAACAAGCGCCACGCTCTTCGACTGATGGCCTACAGCGGGCTGGCGGCGCTCGCGGGCATGGGCCTCGCGGCCTGCTCGGAAAAGAAGCCCAGCTTCAATGCCGTGGACATCACCGGCGCCGACTATGCCAAGGGCTTCACGCTCGGCGATGCCGAAGGCAAGCAGCGCACGCTGGCCGACTTCAAGGGCAAGGTCGTCGTCATGTTCTTTGGCTACGCGCAGTGTCCGGACGTCTGCCCGACCACCATGAGCGAGATGGCGCAAGTCAAGCAGCAACTCGGCAGTGACGGCGACAAGCTGCAGGTCCTGTTCGTCACCGTGGACCCCGAGCGCGATACGCCCGCTGTGATGAAGGCCTACATGGAGGCCTTCGATCCAGGTTTCGTCGCGTTGATTCCGACGCCGGAGCAACTGCCCGCGCTGGCGAAGGACTACAAGGTCTACTACAAGAAGGTCGAGGGCAAGACGCCGACGAGTTATTCGATGGACCACTCTGCCGCCAGCTTCGTCTATGACACCCAGGGCCGCGTGCGGCTGTACGCCCGTTACGGCGCGGGCGTGCCGGCGATGGTGTCGGACGTCAAGGCTCTGCTGAAGTCCGCCTGA
- a CDS encoding M16 family metallopeptidase, with product MKHPSPRRAASGAVLASVLMAPWAGAALAQTPSLDAPAPAAAIQAVQARQFTLANGMTLIVKPDRRAPTAVQMLWVRVGSFDEVDGTSGVAHVLEHMMFKGTRTLKPGEFSRRVAALGGRENAFTTRDYTGYYQQIPADKLEQVMSLESDRFANNQWADEEFKREIEVVKEERRLRTDDQPRALLGEQQNAAIFTASPYHRPIVGWMSDLDAMTPGDARAFFQRWYVPANAAVVVAGDVDVERVRALAEKYYGRIPSRAVPERKPRIEPPQRGIRRLDFKAPAEQAYVSLAFRAPQIPATDQFDGASDAYALTVLSAVLDGYPGARLDRALTQGPGRVADSAGAYAGFVGRGPQIFVLDGVPAAGKTPETVEAALREQVAKIAREGIGAAELARVKTQWTASETYKLDSVMAQARELGSHWVQGLPLDASARIIARLQKVTAEEVQAVAAKYFGDDQLTVATLRPLPPDPQRRARGPAAPAGDLR from the coding sequence ATGAAACACCCCTCGCCACGCCGTGCTGCGTCTGGTGCGGTGCTGGCCTCGGTGCTGATGGCGCCCTGGGCCGGAGCTGCCCTGGCGCAGACACCCTCGCTTGACGCGCCTGCCCCTGCCGCAGCTATCCAGGCGGTCCAGGCCCGCCAGTTCACCCTTGCCAACGGCATGACCCTGATCGTCAAGCCCGACCGGCGTGCCCCGACGGCGGTCCAGATGCTCTGGGTGCGGGTCGGCTCCTTCGACGAGGTCGACGGCACCTCGGGCGTGGCGCACGTGCTCGAGCACATGATGTTCAAGGGCACCAGGACGCTCAAGCCCGGCGAGTTCTCGCGCCGGGTCGCCGCCCTGGGCGGGCGCGAGAACGCCTTCACCACGCGCGACTACACCGGCTACTACCAGCAGATCCCGGCCGACAAGCTGGAGCAGGTGATGTCGCTGGAATCCGACCGCTTCGCCAACAACCAGTGGGCCGACGAAGAATTCAAGCGCGAGATCGAGGTCGTCAAGGAGGAGCGCCGCCTGCGCACCGACGACCAGCCGCGCGCCCTGCTCGGCGAGCAGCAGAACGCCGCCATCTTCACCGCCTCGCCCTACCACCGCCCCATCGTCGGGTGGATGAGCGACCTCGACGCCATGACGCCGGGCGACGCGCGCGCCTTCTTCCAGCGCTGGTACGTGCCTGCGAACGCGGCGGTCGTGGTGGCGGGCGATGTCGATGTGGAGCGCGTGCGCGCCCTGGCCGAAAAATACTACGGCCGAATTCCGAGCCGCGCCGTGCCCGAGCGCAAGCCGCGCATCGAGCCGCCGCAGCGCGGCATCCGGCGCCTCGACTTCAAGGCGCCGGCCGAGCAGGCCTACGTCTCGCTGGCTTTCCGCGCACCGCAGATCCCGGCCACCGACCAGTTCGACGGCGCGAGCGATGCCTATGCACTGACGGTGCTGTCCGCCGTGCTCGACGGCTATCCCGGCGCCCGTCTCGACCGCGCGCTCACGCAGGGACCGGGCCGCGTGGCCGACTCCGCCGGCGCGTACGCGGGCTTCGTCGGCCGCGGCCCGCAGATCTTCGTGCTCGACGGCGTGCCTGCCGCCGGCAAGACGCCGGAAACCGTCGAGGCCGCGCTGCGCGAGCAGGTGGCCAAGATCGCCCGCGAGGGCATAGGCGCGGCCGAGCTGGCGCGCGTCAAGACCCAGTGGACGGCCAGCGAGACCTACAAGCTCGACTCGGTAATGGCACAGGCGCGCGAGCTCGGCAGCCACTGGGTCCAGGGCCTGCCGCTCGACGCCAGCGCACGCATCATCGCGCGCCTGCAGAAGGTGACGGCCGAAGAGGTGCAGGCGGTGGCCGCGAAATACTTCGGCGACGACCAGCTGACCGTAGCGACCCTGCGGCCGCTGCCGCCCGACCCCCAACGCCGCGCGCGCGGCCCTGCGGCGCCTGCGGGCGACCTGCGTTGA
- the cyoE gene encoding heme o synthase → MSTPASVHSHSTASVLRQFYALTKPRVVQLIVFCALIGMVLAVPGVPNLAELQRIVVACMGIWLVAGAAAAFNCLVEKGIDAKMKRTAWRPTARGELSDRQALLFSGALCAAGSALLWFAVNPLTMWLTFATFVGYAVIYTVILKPLTPQNIVIGGASGAMPPVLGWAAMTGEVSPEALILFLIIFLWTPPHFWALALYRVEDYRKAGLPMLPVTHGNEFTRLQVLLYTFILFAACLMPFIYGMSGWLYLAVAVVVSIGFTGYAFALWRSYSDMLARKTFRFSLIHLSVLFAALLIDHYLR, encoded by the coding sequence ATGAGTACGCCAGCCTCTGTCCACAGCCACAGCACCGCCAGCGTGCTGCGCCAGTTCTATGCGCTGACCAAGCCTCGCGTGGTGCAACTGATCGTGTTCTGCGCCCTGATCGGCATGGTGCTGGCGGTGCCAGGCGTTCCGAACCTTGCCGAACTGCAGCGTATCGTGGTGGCGTGCATGGGCATCTGGCTGGTTGCGGGCGCTGCGGCAGCCTTCAATTGCCTGGTCGAGAAGGGCATCGATGCCAAGATGAAGCGCACCGCCTGGCGGCCCACGGCCCGCGGCGAGCTGAGCGACCGCCAGGCGCTGCTGTTCTCGGGGGCGCTGTGCGCGGCCGGCTCGGCGCTGCTGTGGTTCGCGGTGAATCCGCTCACCATGTGGCTCACCTTCGCGACCTTCGTCGGCTATGCGGTGATCTACACCGTGATCCTCAAACCGCTCACCCCGCAGAACATCGTGATCGGCGGCGCTTCCGGCGCCATGCCGCCGGTGCTGGGTTGGGCCGCGATGACGGGTGAGGTGAGCCCCGAGGCGCTGATCCTCTTCCTCATCATCTTCCTGTGGACGCCGCCGCATTTCTGGGCACTGGCGCTGTACCGCGTGGAGGACTACCGCAAGGCGGGCCTGCCGATGCTCCCGGTGACGCACGGCAACGAGTTCACGCGCCTGCAGGTGCTGCTCTACACCTTCATCCTGTTTGCCGCATGCCTCATGCCATTCATCTATGGCATGAGCGGTTGGCTCTACCTGGCGGTCGCGGTGGTGGTGAGCATCGGCTTCACCGGCTATGCCTTTGCACTGTGGCGCAGCTACTCGGACATGTTGGCGCGCAAGACCTTCCGCTTCTCGCTCATCCACCTGAGCGTGCTCTTTGCCGCCCTGCTGATCGACCACTACCTGCGATGA
- a CDS encoding twin transmembrane helix small protein — translation MGFMKYLVALAFIGILASLGVALFFMLRDGREGRAKSGGMVRALTVRIGLSVVLFLCLLLAWKLGYIQPGGLPVGK, via the coding sequence ATGGGGTTCATGAAATACCTTGTCGCCCTCGCCTTCATCGGCATCCTGGCGAGCCTCGGTGTCGCTCTGTTCTTCATGCTGAGGGATGGGCGCGAGGGCCGCGCCAAAAGCGGCGGAATGGTTCGTGCGCTCACCGTTCGGATCGGGCTGTCGGTGGTTTTGTTCCTGTGCCTGCTGCTGGCCTGGAAGCTGGGCTATATCCAGCCGGGAGGGCTGCCCGTCGGCAAGTAG
- a CDS encoding COX15/CtaA family protein, with amino-acid sequence MDTNSLYDLKPIAWLLAVGVLLALGPLIWVWRRGAGHGAARRLHVLTVLTLFLTFDLTLFGAFTRLTDSGLGCPDWPGCYGNASPVGARHDIAMAEAAQPTGPVTHGKAWVEMVHRYLATGVGFLILVLAVGTGVARRNQRHLEHARERPLSAWWPGATLVWVCLQGAFGALTVTWRLYPAIVTLHLLGAVVLLALLCIQAVRYRQAAAERHPTPVPSALRTLLIVVGTLLLLQIALGGWVSTNYAVLACTEFPTCQGSWWPPMNVAQGFHIWRSLGAGADGAPIDFAALTAIHYMHRLMAYLVFVAIGLLAWQLRRVAPLRPQARWLACLALLQLATGLGNVLLGWPLVAAVLHTGGAAALAVVLTWALCESRRAQPEAAAVTKARSTAVRGVEVIQ; translated from the coding sequence ATGGACACGAACTCGCTCTACGACCTCAAGCCCATCGCCTGGCTCCTGGCGGTCGGCGTGTTGCTCGCGCTCGGGCCACTGATCTGGGTCTGGCGCCGCGGCGCCGGTCATGGCGCTGCCCGGCGCTTGCATGTGCTGACGGTGCTCACGTTGTTCCTGACCTTTGACCTCACTCTGTTCGGCGCCTTCACCCGCCTGACCGATTCGGGCCTGGGCTGCCCCGACTGGCCTGGCTGCTACGGCAACGCCAGCCCCGTCGGCGCGCGCCACGACATCGCCATGGCGGAGGCGGCACAGCCGACCGGCCCGGTGACGCACGGCAAGGCCTGGGTGGAGATGGTTCACCGCTACCTGGCCACAGGCGTCGGCTTCCTGATCCTCGTGCTGGCCGTGGGCACCGGGGTGGCGCGGCGGAACCAACGGCACTTGGAACACGCACGCGAACGTCCGCTCAGCGCCTGGTGGCCAGGCGCCACGCTGGTGTGGGTCTGCCTGCAGGGGGCTTTCGGCGCGTTGACGGTGACCTGGAGGTTGTATCCGGCCATCGTCACGCTTCACCTGCTTGGCGCCGTCGTTCTGCTGGCGCTGCTGTGCATTCAGGCCGTGCGGTACCGGCAGGCAGCGGCCGAGCGGCACCCCACCCCGGTGCCGTCGGCGCTGCGCACATTGCTGATCGTGGTGGGCACATTGCTGCTGCTGCAGATCGCGCTCGGCGGCTGGGTCAGCACCAACTACGCGGTCCTGGCCTGCACCGAGTTCCCGACCTGCCAAGGCAGCTGGTGGCCGCCGATGAACGTCGCCCAGGGCTTTCACATCTGGCGCTCGCTGGGGGCGGGCGCCGACGGTGCGCCCATCGACTTCGCGGCGCTGACGGCCATCCATTACATGCACCGCCTGATGGCGTACCTGGTTTTTGTCGCGATCGGCCTGCTCGCGTGGCAGCTGCGCCGGGTCGCGCCGCTGCGCCCGCAAGCCCGATGGTTGGCCTGCCTGGCGCTGCTGCAGCTTGCCACCGGCCTTGGCAATGTGCTTCTCGGCTGGCCACTGGTCGCCGCCGTTCTGCATACGGGTGGCGCAGCGGCGCTGGCAGTGGTGCTGACCTGGGCCTTGTGCGAAAGCCGACGCGCCCAACCTGAAGCGGCTGCCGTTACGAAGGCGCGTAGCACCGCGGTGCGCGGGGTGGAGGTCATCCAATGA
- a CDS encoding SURF1 family protein, whose protein sequence is MLAATVSLGRWQLSRAAQKEALQAEIDARKTLPPLEQEEFLALDPATSAMHRPVRLRGLWLAPHTIYLDNRQMHGLPGFYVLTPFAIEDSKQTVLVQRGWVQRNFSDRTQLAPIETPSGLVELVARVAPPPAHLFELGKDAPPPAAAPGSSPIRQNLDLEAFREQTGLPLRTEVSLLQTGPASEGLQRDWPVPALGIEKHYGYAFQWFGLAALVVILYVWFQFIAPYRSARRLRNGR, encoded by the coding sequence ATGCTCGCGGCCACTGTGTCGCTGGGGCGGTGGCAGCTGTCGCGCGCCGCGCAGAAGGAGGCGCTGCAGGCCGAAATCGACGCGCGGAAGACCCTGCCGCCGCTCGAGCAAGAGGAGTTTCTCGCGCTCGATCCTGCGACCTCCGCCATGCACCGGCCGGTGCGCCTGCGCGGCCTGTGGCTCGCGCCACACACGATCTACCTGGACAACCGCCAGATGCATGGCCTGCCCGGCTTTTATGTGCTGACACCGTTTGCCATCGAGGACAGCAAGCAGACCGTGCTGGTGCAGCGCGGCTGGGTGCAGCGCAACTTCAGCGACCGAACGCAACTCGCCCCCATCGAGACGCCGAGCGGTCTGGTCGAGCTGGTGGCCCGGGTCGCGCCCCCGCCCGCCCATCTCTTCGAACTGGGCAAGGACGCCCCGCCGCCCGCCGCGGCGCCGGGGTCTTCGCCCATCCGGCAGAATCTCGATCTCGAAGCGTTCCGCGAGCAGACCGGGCTGCCGCTGCGGACCGAAGTCTCTCTGCTGCAGACCGGCCCGGCCTCAGAGGGCTTGCAGCGCGACTGGCCGGTCCCCGCGCTGGGCATCGAAAAGCACTACGGCTATGCGTTCCAGTGGTTCGGGCTTGCCGCCCTCGTCGTCATCCTCTATGTCTGGTTTCAATTCATCGCCCCCTACCGCAGCGCGCGCCGCCTCCGCAATGGCCGATGA
- a CDS encoding SCO family protein, which translates to MSGFNSSPPTAARAASAMADEPLGLTVHSMPSPRQALDGAEGRRTVFGRWKMILVMVCCAAPVIASYFTYYVIRPEGRRVYGELIDPQRTMPELTATGREGEPVRLSTLKGQWLLVTVADAGCDALCEQQLYLQRQLRESLGREKDRLDRVWLVSDAAPIPTRLENGLRGATVLRVPAAQLAQWLAPASGHALAEHFFVVDPMGNWMMRFPARMDTAGAGRAKRDLERLLRASASWDEAGR; encoded by the coding sequence ATGTCTGGTTTCAATTCATCGCCCCCTACCGCAGCGCGCGCCGCCTCCGCAATGGCCGATGAGCCGCTCGGGTTGACGGTGCATTCCATGCCCTCGCCGCGTCAGGCGCTCGATGGCGCCGAGGGCCGGCGCACCGTCTTCGGCCGCTGGAAGATGATCCTGGTCATGGTGTGCTGCGCGGCACCGGTGATCGCTTCCTACTTCACCTACTACGTGATCCGGCCGGAAGGGCGGCGTGTTTATGGCGAGCTGATCGACCCGCAGCGCACCATGCCGGAGCTGACCGCCACGGGCCGGGAGGGCGAGCCCGTGCGCCTCTCCACGTTGAAGGGCCAGTGGTTGCTGGTCACGGTGGCCGATGCCGGCTGCGACGCCTTGTGCGAGCAGCAGCTCTATCTGCAGCGCCAGCTGCGCGAAAGCCTCGGCCGCGAGAAGGACCGGCTCGATCGCGTCTGGCTGGTGAGCGATGCGGCGCCGATACCGACCCGCCTGGAGAACGGCCTGCGTGGCGCGACCGTGCTGCGGGTGCCGGCGGCGCAGCTGGCGCAGTGGCTGGCCCCCGCAAGCGGCCACGCACTGGCGGAGCACTTTTTTGTCGTCGATCCCATGGGCAACTGGATGATGCGCTTCCCCGCCCGCATGGATACCGCCGGCGCGGGCCGCGCCAAGCGCGACCTCGAGCGGCTCTTGCGCGCCTCGGCCTCGTGGGACGAGGCGGGCCGTTAG
- a CDS encoding Mpo1 family 2-hydroxy fatty acid dioxygenase, with translation MHSAATSLPDTDRKVDRLLAHYGESHQNPTNEAIHMIAIPAIMLSIVGLLYALHPWVAYAFVGASAVYYLMLRSASLLIAMGICIALALAAVHAMGDLVLPISATIFVVAWIFQFIGHKIEGKKPSFFEDVQYLWVGPLFVLSRLFLRLRIRW, from the coding sequence ATGCACAGCGCCGCCACGTCCCTGCCGGACACCGACCGCAAGGTCGACCGGCTGCTCGCCCACTACGGCGAGAGCCACCAGAACCCGACCAACGAGGCGATCCACATGATCGCCATCCCGGCAATCATGCTGAGCATCGTCGGCCTGCTGTACGCCCTTCATCCGTGGGTGGCCTACGCCTTCGTGGGCGCCAGTGCGGTCTACTATCTGATGCTGCGCTCAGCGAGCTTGCTCATCGCGATGGGCATCTGCATCGCGCTGGCGCTGGCCGCGGTGCATGCGATGGGAGACCTTGTGCTCCCGATTTCTGCCACGATCTTTGTCGTGGCCTGGATCTTCCAGTTCATCGGACACAAGATCGAGGGCAAGAAACCCTCCTTCTTCGAAGATGTCCAGTACCTGTGGGTCGGACCGCTGTTCGTTCTGTCCAGACTGTTCCTGCGCCTTCGCATCCGCTGGTGA
- the ftsY gene encoding signal recognition particle-docking protein FtsY yields the protein MFSFFKKKPAPDSSAPAPAPAETTAEPPAPARSLLSPSSWFGGKPAEPPAAAPSPAAPAAPEAPVSAPVPETPVPVPVPVPVPVPVPVPVPVPVPVPALATAPAEAAPPERSGWLSKLKTGLRKTGNSITAAFVNAQIDDALYDELEEALLMADTGVKATEYLLDDLRRRVRSAMATEASQVKLLLAEAITDLLRPLEKDLVIGEHTPTVIMVAGVNGAGKTTSIGKLTKHLSNEGASVLLAAADTFRAAAREQLLVWADRNTVEIVSQEGGDPAAVSFDAVNAGKARGKDVVLVDTAGRLPTQLHLMDELKKIKRVVARADATAPHEVLLVIDGNTGQNALAQVRAFDEALGLTGLVITKLDGTAKGGVLCAIARERPVPVYFIGVGEKLEDLETFKAREFAQALMG from the coding sequence ATGTTCAGCTTCTTCAAAAAAAAGCCGGCCCCCGACAGCTCTGCGCCGGCGCCGGCGCCTGCCGAAACGACCGCTGAGCCGCCGGCGCCCGCCCGCTCGTTGCTCTCGCCATCCAGCTGGTTCGGCGGCAAGCCGGCCGAGCCGCCCGCGGCTGCCCCGTCCCCGGCCGCGCCTGCAGCACCTGAGGCACCCGTCTCTGCCCCCGTCCCCGAGACACCCGTGCCGGTGCCGGTGCCGGTGCCAGTGCCGGTGCCAGTGCCAGTGCCAGTGCCAGTGCCAGTGCCAGTGCCGGCGTTGGCGACGGCGCCCGCGGAAGCCGCGCCTCCCGAGCGCAGCGGCTGGCTCAGCAAACTCAAGACAGGTTTGCGCAAGACGGGCAACAGCATCACCGCCGCCTTCGTCAACGCCCAGATCGATGACGCCCTCTACGACGAGCTTGAAGAGGCCCTGCTGATGGCCGACACGGGCGTGAAGGCCACGGAATACCTGCTCGACGACCTGCGCCGGCGCGTTCGCAGCGCCATGGCGACGGAGGCCTCGCAGGTCAAGCTGCTGCTGGCCGAGGCCATCACGGACCTGCTGCGCCCGCTCGAAAAGGACCTGGTGATCGGCGAGCACACGCCGACGGTGATCATGGTGGCGGGTGTCAACGGCGCCGGCAAGACCACTTCGATCGGCAAGCTCACAAAGCATCTCTCCAACGAGGGCGCTTCGGTGCTGCTGGCGGCGGCCGACACCTTCCGCGCCGCGGCGCGCGAGCAACTGCTGGTCTGGGCCGACCGCAACACGGTCGAGATCGTGAGCCAGGAAGGGGGCGACCCGGCCGCGGTGAGCTTCGACGCGGTCAATGCCGGCAAGGCGCGAGGCAAGGACGTGGTGCTGGTCGACACCGCCGGCCGGCTGCCGACCCAGCTGCACCTGATGGACGAGCTCAAGAAGATCAAGCGCGTGGTAGCACGGGCGGACGCCACCGCGCCGCACGAGGTGCTGCTCGTGATCGACGGCAATACGGGGCAGAACGCCCTGGCGCAGGTGCGTGCCTTCGACGAAGCGCTGGGTTTGACCGGCCTGGTCATCACCAAGCTGGACGGCACGGCCAAGGGTGGGGTGCTGTGCGCGATCGCGCGCGAGCGGCCGGTTCCGGTGTACTTCATCGGGGTTGGCGAGAAGCTCGAAGACCTCGAGACCTTCAAGGCCCGGGAGTTCGCCCAGGCGCTGATGGGGTAG